GTTAGAATTGGTTTCTTCATTAACAAGCTAAAAGTTgtggaaaaaaacattgaaagctgttaaaaaaaacaaatattgatttaGACAATGTTTGttaatatcatcataaaaataaatttattcaggaattataatgatatgatatataACTAAAGAAAAGGATTGGATCGAGAGAGAGACTGATTAGAATTTTTccttacttattattttttattatttattctcataattgttttttatccaGTTTAGTTctaaaactattataaatatatttatctaatttatattttagcatgggcttaaatgaattaaataaaaaaatttagatttattcttataaatttaGTGCTCTTGGcctttatgatatttttcttgtaataaaTCAGGTTATCTTTTCCTCCTCGATTTATTCACACACGTAGGTTTTATTCCGAGCAAGAACGGCATGACCTTCTCCAAATGATAAGAAGCAAACAGTATGAATTATTTCCAAGAAAACGAATGTTGAATGAACCCAGAAACGTGCTAGCCTTCCAAAATAAGTTTGGcatgattttcattttcatattcaaTATTTACTGCAACACAAAGAATTAATGATCCAATTCAATGCAGAAAATCTTATTGTTTGAGATagtggaagaaattaaagttgaagTTTGCAACAATTTAATGAGAATTGTAAGGAATTAGCGATGAGGAGAAATGAAAAGAagtggcataaaaaaataagatgaatatattaaaaaataagtcgTAGATTTGATGGAGGATCCAAAAGAATCCTTGCTTCTTGACAATTActtgttgtttttcattattgaCCTGTAACTTCTTCGATTTTTCTTTACTAACCTCTAACGTTGTCATTGTCCAAGGCAAGGTTTTGCCAAAATAGTCAATACAATCATGactgtttaaataaaaaagattaattttcttttcccaGATTCAttgggtttttaattttttttatttacttctatgtatctcattttgttttatttgtttaattctactgttttttttttcaattttattaatctttagCGAGTATGCATTTGGGTTTAGTTGAAACGAAATGGACTCATCCATGGTTTAtccatattttaaatttaattcaaattatagTTTCATTTAAGTTTCAAGTCAAGATTGCGATATTTAAGTGGAGATTCACATGTTTTcatgattatttaatttatatgaacctTTTATCtcttcaaacaaatatttttattttattttattatagaatcctaattaaaactcaataaaattcatgacaaaaaaaaatataataatttttttacaaaacagccacttaaaaacaaaatctcaacattttgtttcctttgaagTGGTACTAATGGAATGTCATTAATGTGTTAGagatgttttcttcttcttcttttttttaatttggatcaGCTTACTTGTATCTCAACTAATCTCTCtatgtttttaaagttaatgattaaattcaaaaccttcaataattttaaaatttataaaactcaaattaataatttttaaaaaataaattcaaaatctaactAGTAAAATATATCCCCAAAATAAAATGTCTTTGTAGTTGAATCCAAAAGTGTCTTATTTAGGGTGTCTTCTATGTATGTAAAAAGAGTGCCACTTAATCGATGTACTATCAGTTACATTTGTTGCATTAGAATTAGCGATGAGgagaaatgaaaacaaagttGAATATTTAGCGATGAGGAGAAATGAAAAGAAgtggtataaaaaaataacatgaatttattacaaaaaaaaaaaaaaacaagtcgtGGATTTGAAGGAGGATACAAAAGAATTCTTACTTCTTGACAATGAattgttattttcattattgACCTGCATATAACTTCTTCAATTTTTCATTATTGGCCTCTAACTTTGTCATTGTCCAAGACAAAGTTTTACCAAAATAgtcaataaaatcatgtttgtttaaataaaaatcaaattgagaaataaaaaaatgaaattaggaaaataataaaataatcacaAATTGCTTGGCTATCTGGATCACACGAGAACTGCTCTGCGTTCATCGTGCACATTGGACCACAAATATGAGTGAAACGAAACACTGTAAGAAACTTGTTAAATTATGAATCGATCGTCCTAATGTAGGCAGAGCATGAACTAGGAAATTTCacttgtgttattttatttttatttttttattaatgagaaatatccttaaatcaaaattatgttttgacgaAGTTGTTGAAAATCTCGTCTTTCAAGACTGATGAGGTTGAAAGACGGGCAATGTTGTGCCGTAGTAGTTATAACAACTACAAAACCAAGTCTTTGAAATTAAACTCAATACTATTTAAggtttaaataaaaaggaataagaTGATCTTACCTTAAAACTAAAGATAGCATTGAACCCACATGTGCCcgtacaaggaaaaaaaatggataatgtgtttgtaatttataattttatagtatttgaagataaagacaCAATAGTGACAattaatcattgaaaaaaaaacctaatcttGGGCTGTTGATGATTATAAGCCCTATTTGTTTTTTCgtttaaaaaatgtttataaaaaaaaataaattttttttattttttttttatttcaaattaatattttttagatcattttgatatgctgatatcaaaaataatttgttttaaaaaaaaatattattttaatatatttttaagtgaaaaaacactttaaaaaatgacGACAATCTCATTCCTAAACATGCTACAACATGTATTTGAGTGTGCACGTACGTTTTTATTGTCTTGGTTGGTAGTGAATAGAGTAATAACTTGAACGgagttgtttgtgtttttaaagtgtttttttatttgaaagcataataaaataatatttttatttattttttatattaacacatcaaaacaatataaaaatattaaaaatataatttaaaactaaaaataaaatttaaaaaacacagctCTGCCACACCACATTGTATATAGAAACGCTATCTAAATTGAGTAGGGCTTATGTGTTTAGGTGTACATGAGGTGCATGGGATTTAGAAAAGTGCTTGATAATGTGGttataattatggtttttttaaaatattttttatttgaaaatatattaaaataaagtttttttattttttttaatatttttgatatcatcatattaagaaaattaaaaaatataagaataattaattttaaacaaaaaaaattaatatcataaaaacacaatttgaaacaaaattctaaatatTCCCAAAGTAGATTAGGCAGCATCTTCTCTAATTGTTGGAGAGTAGCTAACATCTTGGGATGCATTGAGCAACCAAGGATCCCAAGCCCAAAATGTGGCCTCGGAAGGTATTGGGCCACCAAGTATCCCGAATCCAAATTCAGGCTCGTGCTCGTATGAGTCGAGGTTGGGCTATTTACACCTAGGCctaaatctttttctttattggaaTGGGATGTCGAAGATTGTAAGGTCTGTGAGTTGAGCAATGAGCCTTCCTTTAGAATCGGGCTGTTCaaagttataaaaaacaatgcagcttcACACCATGATTTCTTTTCATTACATTGATGACATGATATTCATCATATCGCTTAAAGAAGAGCTCTAGATATTGTCAGTAGTCTACAAGTCAAAACCCTTCAATTTTTTCTGAGCAACCAAACagacaagagaaagaaaagaatggcACTCTCTTTCTCTCGAACTTCTCTCTCGATAACCCAGAAATGCTTTCCTTCAAAAACCCCcacaacaaaatcaacaatcCTAAACCTCCTCTCTTATAAACCCCACAATCTCAACAAGTTCTCTACAATCTCAAAACCCAACTCTTTCTCTCTGACCATCACAAAACtctcaaaaaacccaaaacccaaatCCCATCTTCAGCCAGTAAGATCACTCTTCACTGGCATAGTTGAAGAAATGGGCACAGTTCAAAGCTTGGGTGATACCAAAGATGGTGGTTTTGACCTTAAAATAGAGGCAAAAACAGTACTTGAAGGTGTGCATTTAGGTGATAGCATTGCAGTTAATGGGACTTGCTTAACTGTTACTGATTTCACTAATGAAGACTTCACTGTGGGGTTATCTCCTGAAACTTTGAGAAAAACATCTCTAATTGAGTTAAAGACTGGATCTTTGGTTAATTTGGAGAGGGCAGTCCAGCCTGATACTAGAATGGGAGGACATTTTGTGCAGGGTCACGTGGATGGCACCGGTGTGATCGTAGAGAAGGAGCCAGAGGGTGATTCTTTGTGGATTAAAGTGAAAGCAGATAAAGGGCTGTTGAAATATATTGTGCCAAAGGGGTTTATTGCAGTGGATGGGACTAGTTTGACAGTTGTTGATGTTATGGAGGAAGAAGagtgttttaattttatgttagtGGCTTATACACAGCAGAAAGTTGTTATTCCTTTGAAGGAAGTTAGTCAGAAGGTGAATTTGGAGGTGGATATTTTGGGAAAGTATGTTGAGAGGTTGCTTAGTAGTGGGTTTGTTGATTCCTTCAAGGGTTCTTCATGATTAAAGAAAAATGGAGGTAATGAATGTGGTTTTGTTGTATTgaatttggaattatttttttaactttttaatttaaaggaaATTTGAATAAAGATGATaggtttttgttgttatttcgactgatttatattatttgtggCTGTGTCCCTGTGAATGTTAGACCAATTCAtactttttatctattttagtTTGTAGAAGTGGCAATTGTGAAAACACCAACATGTTTAGCATGAACTTTTGTAAGATTCTTACTTTGTTTCTTCTCCTTCCATACCTTTTGTTGTCAACTGGGAAACCTCCaatagtcaatgaaaaattaagtaGATGATGTCGGGCAACCATGGGAGTATTAAATTGAGAGCTATACTGCCTTTTAAGCTAAACGAATCTGGTGGAAAAGGTTTGGAATAAAGTTATTGAATTCCAGAATAATGACTATAAGAAAGATCAAAGTTGGATGTGTTCTAACTAACCACAAGGAAAAATTGGAGGTCTGCTAGTTAGCCTATGCTAGCtgcattgtaatttttaataatggATGTGGTCGTGATTGTTATCACAGATCGCAGCCTATCTCTCACATAAAAGAATGGTCATGGTCATTGTTGTCATGAATGCATTAGCAACtctaaacaaattttaataatgCATCATTTTCTCATAAGTTTACTATACATAcgcaataataataactatgaaaaaggtgaaaaaaatatgaaaaatgaacttgaaatacaaaaatattcaaaaattaattttataagtgaaCTGTTATTGAGCTGTTATTTGCAATACAACAGTCATTGCCATTAGATAACAGTGTTATAGCTATTATTGGTTTTATTTGCCAGTAATGATTCTATAACACTGAATAACAGTAACAGGATACCTTGATTCTGTTAAATAATGATTCAACGGTTGTTACGTTAAATAATGGCTGTTATTTAAAACTGCAGGCTGCATAGTAGCCTTGTGGAGGGCCTAGTGGACTTCTTGAAAGAACtgctaaaaacaatataatctaTGGTCTAATTCCAGACTTAGGACTCATCCCctaggttttggttttggtttttctttttttcttccaaataatCACTGACTGGAATGCTTAGTTGTTGGTGGGAAAATGATGTGAGGCAGGTCTTTAGTTGTGCCTAGGATTTGTCAATTAACTTGTCAAGCTGCAGAAACCAGTGACAATTACCTTATGATATCATTGGGGATATATAATTATCAATCAAGGCTCAATCTTTGCTTCAGAAGTTCCAAAATTGGTTTTGTTAAATGCTAATGATAGCCTTCACTAAATTTCCCAAGTTGCAGTGCATAGTTCctttttaagattaatgaataaaaacatgatAACAATTCTGTATTATTCGATAAAAAAGAgtcttttttatgaaaaaacactgtttgattggttaaaaaaacactataaatgcTTAGTCTTTgcctttcttatttttcttcatctatCATAAAATCGTCAAGCTTTCTAcagttttatcatttttgttttgtttgaatcGACAGTGAGAGCTGCAGTTTAAGAGATTTTGCTGCTGAAAACTTCACCTCTCTAAGAACTCATGTTATTGCTGCCATTTCAACTGGGAGTCTAGGACAAGGTTTTCTAAAGttccattttaaattttattttcccttatttgttagaaataaaaaaaaataacctagcCAATCTACACTAATTTGACAAATACAATCTAGTTTCCTTTAGCTTGGCAACTTCAAGCAAACATTGGGCATAATATGTGGAGGAATATCATaagctgtttttattttcttcccaataatagataattttatccctaaaaataacaatgaagtTCGTTCTTTCCCCTAGTGTGTTATTATTCTCAGTGTCTTAAATTTTTTGTCCTGTGAGccacataaaaattatgataatctatttgttaaatctaaaaaaaaaaaaaaaaaaaccattctaATAAACAATCACCATGATATG
This genomic stretch from Populus alba chromosome 19, ASM523922v2, whole genome shotgun sequence harbors:
- the LOC118038491 gene encoding riboflavin synthase; the protein is MALSFSRTSLSITQKCFPSKTPTTKSTILNLLSYKPHNLNKFSTISKPNSFSLTITKLSKNPKPKSHLQPVRSLFTGIVEEMGTVQSLGDTKDGGFDLKIEAKTVLEGVHLGDSIAVNGTCLTVTDFTNEDFTVGLSPETLRKTSLIELKTGSLVNLERAVQPDTRMGGHFVQGHVDGTGVIVEKEPEGDSLWIKVKADKGLLKYIVPKGFIAVDGTSLTVVDVMEEEECFNFMLVAYTQQKVVIPLKEVSQKVNLEVDILGKYVERLLSSGFVDSFKGSS